A DNA window from Streptomyces canus contains the following coding sequences:
- a CDS encoding SigE family RNA polymerase sigma factor has product MAQGEVLEFEEYVRTRQDALLRSARRLVPDPVDAQDLLQTALVRTYGRWETIEDKRLADAYLRRVMINTRTEWWRARKLEEVPTEQLPDASVDDSTEQHADRALLMDVMKVLAPKQRSVVVLRHWEQMSTEETAAALGMSAGTVKSTLHRALARLREELEARDLDARALEREERERCAAA; this is encoded by the coding sequence ATGGCGCAGGGCGAGGTGCTCGAGTTCGAGGAGTACGTCCGCACCCGGCAGGACGCGCTGCTGCGCAGCGCACGCCGTCTGGTCCCGGACCCGGTCGACGCGCAGGACCTGCTCCAGACGGCGCTCGTGCGGACGTACGGCCGCTGGGAGACCATCGAGGACAAGCGGCTCGCGGACGCCTATCTGCGCCGGGTGATGATCAACACCCGCACGGAGTGGTGGCGGGCGCGCAAGCTGGAGGAGGTGCCGACCGAGCAGCTCCCGGACGCCTCGGTCGACGACTCCACCGAGCAGCACGCGGACCGCGCCCTGCTGATGGACGTCATGAAGGTGCTCGCCCCCAAACAGCGCAGTGTCGTGGTGCTGCGACACTGGGAGCAGATGTCCACGGAGGAGACGGCCGCCGCCCTCGGCATGTCGGCCGGAACGGTCAAGAGCACGCTGCACCGGGCGCTCGCCCGGCTCCGCGAGGAGCTGGAGGCCCGCGACCTGGACGCACGCGCGCTGGAGCGTGAGGAGCGGGAGCGTTGCGCGGCGGCCTGA